A region from the Bactrocera dorsalis isolate Fly_Bdor chromosome 1, ASM2337382v1, whole genome shotgun sequence genome encodes:
- the LOC105222165 gene encoding E3 ubiquitin-protein ligase lubel isoform X1 produces MATHSNANTFSTKLNRNVLTMPKWVTETHDRIGPKPPPPPSPTTSDNTLKVPVLPPKTKNLPEPDYEVIEFSGQQYSNEVLKAGSRSKTPSTPDAKLKCTLCGSHNPWVTCEECAQQIFCASCDDMFHKHPKRRTHVRKAIDQSRPPLPPKILPGQNGPTPPVAPPRRKARGFTPLLPRKEQVNTNTLPIPPSPTPSLRSTSWQDRVNSLKSGLNLMNRPLPDTPKTPTSEHTSSRSVTPKSVFDSIQRPPSVTLEKIKSKASATLDRMTLLQQRYRQHKEESLKGNTDHSGSVTDQNLSFDQWSTISPSPSHFRSGSMSSGINSSHFDLTDDTHFHNMFNQRQMHTSAAQQQRANGQLGTRGMSTSVFNLNHINRRAPEPQHAWMNNPMQQAQSMAHLNCATCANPQSNAWHAHQQRMPMNMPNTEWGNQFNSQQQLNRSNLSLNVGAGYMLPHHHGAGGMMAPPPVFMNQTGMMAGMYPYPYNAGMPVMNPGLMGMPPPTRSRATSRAGSRAVSPAMSRKSMPVRRKQRTTSYVEDELTDDEDSDQDDRRSIVSNRSGMTNTLRARQRRISSASQLLDDESETNPRQTRGKLRDTRDRRGSIAKSVQSDWLPGRRTTVNHNNTGNRQNEPGFINTLKPTRIYSDLDSESSGTRALVQAKIQEKLDKGTKRSSSKEKIAEAARQKPIKVSTEVQAGGSRTITKTNADTETKTVASEKSKPIKNQTNNAEETEEEDEEEEESGSEETESEQEEVAAVEPDTVEGKRIEEDNAPQVAPTDEANEDDLGPPPSTPDHEWECEFCTYVNEPNVKICLICCKTPSSVPRKTSTTTAPAEIPIVEERPIMVKDKPSVSPERPTAHKEKRSSSTERTKDKPKDNVKEKEKTKDKVHSTTNRTTASTSTVTTAPKRKTGVTQSIISNLTNGISKLKINSSENESDNSMLAKKKETVEDVWAALDDNIQTTANEVMRKAEKSKQSNKVSTSCGTSPIREVTKTKEVSKLQRNVKETGTSPPPQSISTQTYDTVPLRQREPSTETMATGSSSLFYNENTQSHREVPSPLSVFSPDTPHYEPRHKEPETELYILLKEAELYKFTPEELHAALKYCGPSVHPVKWLRDNWHKLIQTVQSLSTKYGQERVENIIGTVSQGEARDALRQHGGNIWQAVSECIEQRQRKYREISSKGNYSREDIVTALTIHQGNADLALLDLGRTQLKPFLMRIRGSPAGVENESGANFFGGNAVEHTIQPEIHEFLSANASECYQTPNATGAAFITDHPTLSHASSTNELRNTMYDSIYRHSPYSKEASSSRFHLDDPAFNNQNMLKDLETLIGNIEQNQAKQSEPMLKTMESMLANSLGKSEMDIENDPEMMRILMKSPITTLHAKRMTSDSNSRSQSQLDVKNFVWQHIQEIVPNLVQQVELELMEEDAMEVNAVKETPLEQKVTPPEPPPIDAEEFILEEVIGPNIKEASIRELVPPEFIYAAEIATFRMEFDRALDKDHEDEYEFDSFEDAERSTYKMYHAPEETKVTLDIERVPEIENVPEQTAEENIVANETLPQEVQEVRTDNVTTATNQQQTMVNETQVAAQAELVEDSEATVLESKVISPSTEEIEETVHEMFELPNGSVAVTNEETSTALTVNENSEVPIAISNITPIKTQTTNISEIQNTLIEEAASVSIEASVATSLESPVPQKIELPAVRNSAETTKQRRNEKMQKRQRKSQLQKNANSSETKATPAGRGNASMDRKKITEPGTQNEVIMNESLSNNNGAKSHHRTPESAEDQQADTNNPLTAENNTTNQQVLDTKERQPKVSRIPVRRSASRLSGEQRNKHPSQLTIVQASNKLTTENEVQATNNPRDALEQEVTLNQAGGEVEDINMILENDAINGTVVGEENQIDNNMEGLSEDTNQELNEVIEEQVSQILTAENNFADNATFSHTESIKAEEPQINGIIQTLLRDEDLTHHMSTESLGNTNYNQHNQSESEITLDEDRTQTETNTEAEGQNTEETEEISTTTAKLEDNTEELNNQTNEKSLPVIMSEPEASTQELQTQNKESPPLQATVYETTEAENNSKESAQAIGEQNLSQLTVGEAVHVEISSEGMVHRVDEEAELVPAKQIIQTETEENNNRTVIGDVDITRHDETIIQLDSVGESSAQAASEKSAQEGTISSNVEESINQSASKETTQTENAAEVQNSESPTNEVFQDAAELSADEEIVNNTSRPASKLESHDGNETSDAELYSVESEFSSQGQSRSVTSDDAVLLAVDNTPEFPLQQSTSDTAIDANLSKTTRQNAPLEFVLSPDASKQNLSELVEDTQRLIKQMKDEINIEDFESSEEEYTDEYTDEDEYDDDDEEYDEDWEGSLEEEDTEYDEGELTEDDIDDEDYFNEEDEEGLSAEDAEGDFKEDHTAADKVNEIKDEISTAPGEENNTEHESENISATHTNEEYTIITPSSHTEITITVDTPNSNVIDTNHEDANNALLTTLENGILPDSNANANPIESSTNDIKTENQTAELPVETVLLNEKSITTTPESARNDDKIDATAPTELRNESEEQKETIPIENQAAEDQNISAETIPVEKTNNISNQEISKVPEEQNTSKVLESKPVTSPKTGAVSKIPQIRNDAREASTSKAARNALNNARNDKLTTPKNGIPVVKTQAEKTQPKESKIPKQAAKKVPLRSKSFSGPPGPIGISSVKTIQQKFLNQQKQLSTRVEPPKNPPNIVRKKSITEAITKFMPSTSAGASSSTATAVTSIFRTHPRIPKKKYHETCFSDDDFETTTSEEEPEPLEIRQRKISVPVFRAYPSVQEPEVVPPEVLVQKFIDEKLVANIAEAQIAATLVNMRFQQDVSLWAAKECSDLDQAISMLQQECELCMGTYPMNQIVSMLKCTHKCCKQCAKTYFTVQITDRSINDCTCPFCKLPELHGHNEHEDENLEYFSNLDIFLKSILDEEVHELFQRKLRDRTLLQDPNFKWCIQCSSGFFARPKQKRLICPDCGSVTCAQCRKTWEKQHEGISCEQFKEWKEANDPEVQAQGVQEHLSQNGIDCPKCKFRYSLARGGCMHFTCTQCKYEFCYGCGKPFMMGAKCTISSYCAKLGLHAHHPRNCLFYLRDKLPIQLQMLLKQNNIQYDEEPVELPGNHVEDASTSTPKVPRCPIPLQKETPTGLVDTVCSGEVPDKHAGMCRTHYVEYLTAKVAKARIDPLPIFDLTDCVQELRRRDIRLPERGPWDTDEIYKGMCSEVIKKNIPLETT; encoded by the exons ATGGCGACGCATTCGAACGCGAACACTTTTTCAACCAAACTAAATCGTAATGTCTTGACTATGCCAAAATGGGTG ACGGAAACCCACGATCGCATCGGTCCGAaaccaccaccgccaccatcACCCACAACGTCGGATAACACCCTTAAAGTGCCAGTATTGCcaccgaaaacaaaaaatctacCCGAGCCCGATTACGAAGTCATCGAGTTCTCTGGCCAGCAATATTCGAATGAAGTGCTCAAAGCCGGCAGTCGTTCGAAAACTCCAAGCACACCAG ATGCAAAACTGAAATGCACGCTCTGCGGTTCGCATAATCCCTGGGTCACATGTGAGGAGTGCGCTCAGCAGATCTTTTGCGCCTCTTGTGACGATATGTTTCATAAGCATCCCAAGAGGCGTACGCATGTGCGAAAG GCCATTGACCAAAGCCGTCCACCATTGCCGCCGAAAATTTTACCCGGACAAAATGGACCGACACCACCGGTGGCACCACCAAGACGCAAGGCACGCGGATTTACACCACTACTGCCGCGCAAGGAACAG GTCAACACGAATACGCTGCCAATACCGCCCTCGCCGACACCTTCATTGCGGAGCACCTCCTGGCAGGATCGCGTAAATTCACTCAAAAGCGGATTGAATCTGATGAATCGCCCCTTACCCGATACACCGAAGACGCCGACCAGCGAGCACACATCGTCACGTTCGGTCACACCCAAGTCGGTCTTCGATAGCATACAGCGTCCACCGTCCGTCACATTGGAGAAGATCAAGAGTAAGGCAAGCGCCACATTGGATCGTATGACATTGCTGCAGCAACGCTATCGTCAACACAAAGAGGAAAGCCTGAAGGGCAACACGGATCATAGCGGTTCAGTTACAGATCAG AACCTCTCATTCGATCAATGGTCAACCATCTCACCGTCGCCATCACATTTTCGCTCAGGCAGCATGTCGTCCGGGATCAATTCATCTCATTTTGACCTCACGGATGATACACATTTTCACAATATGTTTAATCAACGGCAGATGCATACGTCcgcggcacaacaacaacgcgccaaTGGTCAATTGGGCACACGTGGCATGAGCACGTCCGTCTTCAATTTGAATCACATAAATCGGCGCGCGCCAGAGCCACAGCATGCGTGGATGAATAATCCGATGCAGCAG GCCCAGTCCATGGCTCATCTGAACTGCGCAACCTGTGCCAACCCACAATCCAATGCCTGGCATGCCCATCAGCAACGCATGCCAATGAATATGCCGAACACGGAATGGGGTAATCAATTCAACTCACAGCAACAGTTGAATCGCTCGAATTTATCGCTCAACGTTGGCGCCGGCTATATGCTGCCACATCACCATGGCGCTGGTGGCATGATGGCACCACCACCGGTCTTTATGAACCAAACGGGCATGATGGCGGGCATGTATCCATATCCCTACAATGCGGGTATGCCTGTTATGAATCCAG GACTCATGGGCATGCCACCGCCCACGCGTTCACGCGCCACCTCACGAGCCGGATCACGTGCCGTTTCGCCGGCAATGAGTCGCAAATCCATGCCAGTGCGCCGAAAGCAACGTACCACCAGTTATGTTGAGGATGAACTCACCGATGATGAAGACTCCGATCAAGACGATCGACGTTCGATTGTTTCTAATCGTTCCGGCATGACTAACACGCTACGCGCACGTCAACGACGCATATCGAGTGCTTCTCAGCTGCTGGACGATGAAAGCGAAACGAATCCACGACAAACACGTGGAAAGCTGCGTGATACACGTGATCGACGCGGTTCCATTGCTAAGTCAGTGCAAAGTGATTGGTTGCCTGGACGACGGACGACAGTGAATCATAATAACACTGGCAATCGACAAAATGAACCGGGTTTTATCAACACACTCAAACCCACGCGCATTTATTCTGACTTGGACTCGGAGTCATCGGGCACACGTGCATTGGTGCAAGctaaaatacaagaaaaacttGATAAGGGTACAAAGCGTAGCAGTTCCAAAGAGAAAATAGCGGAGGCTGCGCGTCAAAAACCCATTAAAGTTTCTACAGAAGTGCAAGCAGGCGGTAGTCGAACGATAACTAAAACGAACGCTGACACTGAAACGAAAACTGTGGCATCCGAAAAATCGAAGCCCATAAAAAACCAAACGAACAATGCCGAAGAGACTGAGgaggaagatgaagaagaagaggagAGCGGTAGTGAAGAGACTGAAAGTGAACAGGAAGAAGTGGCCGCGGTAGAGCCAGATACTGTTGAAGGCAAACGCATAGAGGAAGATAATGCGCCTCAAGTAGCACCCACCGATGAAGCTAACGAAGATGACTTGGGTCCACCACCCTCAACACCAGATCATGAATGGGAGTGTGAGTTCTGCACGTATGTTAACGAACCGAACGTGAAGATCTGTTTGATTTGTTGCAAGACACCCAGCAGTGTGCCACGCAAGACCTCTACGACAACGGCGCCCGCAGAAATCCCCATAGTCGAGGAACGACCAATAATGGTTAAAGATAAACCATCCGTCAGTCCAGAAAGACCTACCGCACACAAAGAGAAACGATCCAGCAGCACAGAACGAACGAAAGACAAACCGAAAGACAACGttaaagagaaagagaaaacaaaagACAAAGTACACAGTACAACCAACAGAACCACCGCATCTACAAGCACGGTAACAACTGCACCGAAACGCAAAACTGGCGTCACACAGAGCATCATAAGTAATCTGACGAACGGCATATCGAAGCTCAAGATCAACTCATCCGAGAATGAATCGGATAACTCAATGCTAGCAAAGAAGAAAG AAACCGTTGAAGATGTGTGGGCCGCTTTAGATGATAACATACAGACCACAGCTAATGAGGTAATGCGTAAAGCGGAAAAGTCCAAACAGAGCAACAAGGTCTCAACTAGTTGCGGCACTTCACCTATAAGGGAAGTGACGAAAACTAAGGAAGTCTCAAAGTTGCAACGAAATGTGAAGGAAACCGGCACTTCACCGCCACCGCAAAGTATTTCGACTCAA ACCTACGATACGGTACCTTTACGGCAACGCGAACCAAGTACAGAAACTATGGCCACTGGAAGTAGCAGTCTGTTTTACAACGAAAATACGCAG TCACATCGTGAAGTACCCTCACCACTAAGTGTTTTCTCACCAGACACGCCGCACTACGAACCTAGACACAAAGAGCCCGAAACTGAGCTCTATATACTATTGAAG GAAGCCGAGCTTTATAAATTCACACCCGAAGAACTACATGCGGCGCTCAAGTACTGCGGTCCTTCGGTACATCCGGTAAAATGGTTACGTGATAACTGGCACAAGCTCATACAAACCGTACAGAGTTTGTCGACAAAATATGGACAGGAACGTGTAGAGAATATTATTGGCACTGTGTCACAGGGTGAGGCAAGAGATGCACTGCGGCAACATGGTGGCAATATATGGCAAGCAGTATCGGAATGTATTGAACAGCGACAGCGAAAGTACCGCGAAATCTCAAGTAAGGGCAATTACTCGCGTGAAGACATCGTAACTGCGCTGACGATACATCAAGGTAATGCGGATCTGGCGTTACTGGACTTGGGACGTACGCAGTTGAAGCCATTTTTAATGCGCATACGTGGCTCACCGGCTGGTGTAGAGAATGAGAGTGGCGCAAATTTTTTTGGCGGCAACGCAGTGGAGCATACAATTCAACCAG AAATTCATGAATTCCTCAGCGCAAACGCTTCGGAATGCTATCAAACACCAAATGCGACTGGTGCCGCTTTCATAACCGATCATCCCACGCTGTCACACGCATCATCTACTAACGAATTACGTAATACCATGTACGATAGCATTTACCGTCATAGCCCTTATAGTAAAGAGGCATCATCAAGTCGATTTCATCTAGACGATCCCGCATTTAATAATCAAAACATGTTAAAAGATCTCGAGACCCTTATCGGTAATATCGAACAAAATCAGGCGAAACAGAGCGAACCGATGCTCAAAACTATGGAGTCGATGTTAGCCAATAGTTTAGGAAAAAGTGAAATGGATATTGAAAATGATCCCGAAATGATGCGCATACTAATGAAAAGTCCCATCACTACCTTACATGCCAAGCGTATGACTTCGGATTCAAATAGTAGAAGTCAAAGTCAATTGGATGTGAAAAACTTTGTTTGGCAGCATATACAAGAAATAGTACCGAACTTGGTGCAACAAGTGGAGTTAGAACTCATGGAAGAAGATGCAATGGAAGTCAATGCAGTTAAAGAAACTCCATTGGAGCAAAAGGTAACACCACCAGAGCCACCACCAATCGATGCTGAAGAGTTCATATTGGAGGAAGTCATTGGACCAAATATTAAAGAAGCATCAATCCGGGAGTTGGTGCCACCCGAGTTCATATATGCGGCAGAAATTGCCACTTTCCGCATGGAATTCGATCGCGCATTGGATAAGGACCATGAGGATGAGTACGAATTCGATAGCTTTGAAGATGCTGAAAGGAGTACATATAAAATGTATCACGCTCCTGAGGAAACGAAAGTAACTCTTGATATTGAGAGAGTTCCAGAGATAGAAAACGTACCCGAGCAAACCGCAGAGGAGAATATAGTCGCAAATGAAACTCTTCCTCAAGAAGTACAAGAAGTAAGAACAGATAACGTAACTACAGCAACAAATCAGCAACAAACAATGGTAAATGAGACGCAAGTAGCAGCACAAGCTGAACTCGTGGAGGACAGTGAAGCAACAGTACTTGAAAGTAAAGTTATTTCACCCAGCACCGAAGAAATTGAGGAAACAGTTCATGAAATGTTTGAGTTACCAAATGGATCCGTAGCCGTAACCAATGAAGAAACATCTACGGCACTAACGGTTAATGAAAACTCGGAGGTACCAATAGCAATTTCAAATATTACTCCGATCAAAACGCAGACTACAAACATATCAGAAATACAAAACACGCTTATAGAAGAAGCCGCCAGTGTCAGCATCGAAGCTTCTGTAGCTACTTCTTTAGAGTCACCTGTGCCCCAGAAAATCGAATTACCAGCTGTTAGAAACTCCGCTGAAACCACAAAACAGAGAAGAAATGAAAAGATGCAGAAACGTCAGAGAAAGAGTCAGTTGCAAAAGAATGCGAATAGCTCCGAAACAAAAGCAACGCCGGCTGGTCGAGGAAATGCTAGTATGGACCGAAAGAAAATAACTGAGCCAGGAACTCAAAACGAGGTCATAATGAATGAGAGCTTAAGCAATAACAACGGAGCTAAGTCTCACCATCGAACTCCAGAATCGGCTGAGGATCAACAGGCAGATACGAACAATCCACTTACCGCAGAAAACAATACAACAAACCAACAAGTTTTAGATACCAAAGAACGTCAACCGAAAGTGTCGAGAATTCCTGTACGTCGTAGTGCAAGTCGACTATCTGGTGAGCAAAGAAACAAACACCCTAGTCAACTAACTATTGTTCAAGCTAGTAACAAACTAACAACTGAGAATGAAGTCCAAGCAACTAACAATCCTCGAGATGCATTAGAACAAGAGGTCACTTTAAATCAAGCAGGTGGAGAAGTAGAGGatataaatatgattttagAGAACGATGCAATTAATGGAACTGTTGTAGGGGAAGAAAACCAAATAGATAATAATATGGAGGGTTTGTCTGAAGACACAAATCAAGAACTGAATGAAGTCATCGAAGAACAAGTTTCACAGATATTAACTGCAGAAAACAACTTCGCGGACAACGCGACTTTCTCGCACACGGAATCAATTAAAGCTGAGGAGCCACAAATAAATGGGATAATACAAACTCTTCTGAGAGATGAAGACTTAACACATCACATGTCTACTGAATCACTAGGAAATACAAACTATAATCAACAcaatcaatcagaaagcgagaTAACTTTGGACGAAGACAGAACTCAAACAGAGACTAATACAGAAGCAGAAGGTCAGAATACAGAAGAAACTGAAGAAATATCGACTACTACCGCAAAGTTGGAAGATAATACTGAAGAACTCAACAACCAGACAAACGAAAAATCACTTCCGGTGATAATGTCTGAACCAGAAGCCAGCACTCAAGAACTTCAAACCCAAAACAAAGAAAGTCCACCGTTGCAGGCAACAGTCTATGAGACAACTGAGGCAGAAAATAATTCCAAAGAAAGTGCGCAAGCTATTGGAGAACAAAATCTTTCGCAATTAACAGTTGGAGAAGCTGTACATGTAGAAATCAGCTCTGAGGGAATGGTGCACCGAGTGGATGAAGAAGCAGAGCTGGTGCCGGCTAAGCAAATCATTCAAACAGAAACTGAAGAAAATAACAACCGAACTGTGATAGGAGATGTGGATATAACTAGGCACGACGAGACGATCATTCAACTCGACTCTGTTGGAGAATCCTCAGCACAAGCTGCTTCAGAGAAGTCGGCACAAGAAGGCACAATAAGTTCAAACGTAGAAGAATCCATCAATCAATCTGCTTCAAAAGAAACTACTCAAACTGAAAACGCTGCAGAAGTACAGAACAGTGAATCACCAACTAATGAAGTATTTCAAGATGCAGCTGAGCTTTCCGCTGATGAAGAAATTGTTAATAATACTAGCAGACCCGCTTCCAAACTCGAAAGCCATGACGGTAACGAAACGTCTGATGCTGAGTTATATAGCGTTGAAAGTGAATTTTCTAGTCAGGGGCAATCACGTTCTGTGACTTCGGATGATGCTGTATTGCTTGCGGTCGACAACACACCAGAATTTCCATTACAACAATCCACAAGCGACACGGCGATAGATGCAAATCTAAGCAAGACAACAAGACAGAATGCACCCTTGGAATTTGTGCTTTCTCCAGATGCCTCAAAACAAAATCTTTCCGAACTCGTTGAGGACACGCAACGCCTGATTAAGCAAATGaaagatgaaataaatataGAGGACTTCGAATCTTCCGAGGAGGAGTACACCGACGAATATACAGATGAAGACGAAtatgacgatgatgatgaggAATATGATGAAGATTGGGAGGGCTCGCTGGAAGAAGAAGACACAGAATATGATGAGGGTGAGCTAACTGAGGACGACATTGACGATGAAGATTATTTTAATGAAGAAGATGAGGAAGGTTTGAGCGCTGAAGATGCGGAAGGTGACTTTAAAGAAGACCATACCGCTGCGGACAAAGTAAACGAAATTAAAGATGAGATTTCTACAGCTCCTGGCGAAGAAAATAATACGGAACATGAAAGCGAAAATATTAGTGCCACCCATACCAATGAGGAATACACTATCATTACCCCATCATCTCATACCGAAATCACAATAACCGTCGATACCCCAAACTCAAACGTAATTGATACAAATCATGAAGACGCcaacaatgctttattgaccACGCTTGAAAATGGAATTTTGCCTGATTCTAATGCTAATGCTAACCCAATAGAGTCTTCAACTAACGACATCAAAACAGAGAATCAAACAGCCGAACTGCCCGTAGAAACCGTGCTCTTAAATGAAAAGAGTATTACAACAACACCAGAAAGCGCAAGGAATGATGATAAGATAGACGCAACTGCCCCAACTGAGTTGCGAAATGAAAGCGAAGAACAAAAAGAGACAATTCCGATTGAGAACCAAGCAGCTGAAGATCAAAATATAAGCGCAGAGACTATCCCTGTTGAAAAgacaaataatatttcaaaccaAGAGATTTCAAAAGTCCCTGAAGAACAAAACACAAGCAAAGTTTTGGAATCTAAACCTGTCACAAGTCCTAAAACCGGTGCTGTAAGTAAGATACCACAAATAAGAAACGATGCCCGCGAAGCATCCACTTCGAAAGCTGCACGCAACGCTTTGAACAATGCGCGAAACGATAAACTTACCACACCAAAGAACGGTATCCCTGTTGTTAAAACTCAAGCTGAAAAAACCCAACCTAAGGAAAGTAAAATACCAAAACAGGCAGCAAAAAAGGTACCCTTGCGCTCGAAATCCTTCTCCGGACCACCAGGTCCGATTGGCATTTCTTCGGTAAAGACCATACAACAAAAGTTTCTGAATCAGCAAAAACAGTTAAGCACGCGTGTAGAACCACCCAAAAATCCACCAAATATAGTGCGTAAGAAGTCAATAACCGAAGCTATTACTAAATTTATGCCCAGCACATCAGCGGGTGCCAGTAGTTCTACAGCTACTGCGGTAACCAGCATTTTCCGCACCCATCCACGTATACCTAAGAAGAAATATCACGAGACATGCTTTTCAGATGATGACTTTGAGACGACGACGAGTGAGGAAGAACCGGAACCGCTAGAGATACGTCAACGTAAGATAAGTGTGCCAGTTTTTCGCGCATACCCCAGCGTACAGGAGCCGGAAGTTGTGCCACCAGAg GTGCTCGTTCAAAAATTCATCGACGAAAAACTAGTCGCAAATATTGCTGAAGCGCAAATAGCTGCAACACTGGTCAATATGCGGTTCCAACAGGATGTTTCGCTGTGGGCGGCCAAAGAATGTAGTGACCTCGATCAAGCCATCTCTATGCTACAGCAAGAGTGTGAACTCTGCATGGGCACATATCCCATGAACCAAATTGTCTCGATGCTCAAATGTACGCACAAATGTTGCAAACAATGTGCCAAAACATATTTCACAGTGCAG ATTACTGATCGCAGCATCAACGACTGCACTTGTCCGTTCTGCAAGCTACCCGAATTACACGGACATAACGAGCATGAGGACGAGAATTTAGAATATTTCTCGAATTTGGATATCTTTCTGAAGAGCATTTTGGACGAAGAAGTGCATGAGTTATTCCAGCGTAAGCTAAGAGATCGCACACTGTTGCAAGATCCGAATTTCAAGTGGTGCATACAGTGCTCATCCGGTTTCTTCGCGCGGCCCAAACAGAAGCGACTCATATGTCCAGACTGTGGTTCCGTGACATGTGCGCAGTGTAGAAAGACG TGGGAAAAGCAACACGAAGGTATTTCGTGTGAACAATTCAAGGAATGGAAGGAAGCCAACGATCCGGAAGTGCAGGCACAGGGAGTGCAAGAGCATTTGTCGCAAAATGGCATTGATTGTCCTAAATGTAAATTCAGATACTCGCTGGCCAG AGGTGGCTGCATGCATTTCACTTGCACCCAATGCaaatatgaattttgctatGGTTGTGGCAAACCATTTATGATGGGCGCCAAATGCACCATCTCATCGTATTGCGCCAAATTGGGTCTGCATGCACATCATCCGCGGAATTGTCTTTTCTATTTACGTGACAAGTTGCCCATACAATTACAAATGTtacttaaacaaaataacaTACAATACGATGAAGAACCTGTAGAGTTGCCTGGCAACCACGTGGAAGATGCCTCAACGTCCACACCGAAAGTGCCACGTTGTCCGATTCCTTTGCAAAAGGAGACACCCACCGGTCTGGTAGATACTGTATGCAGTGGAGAGGTGCCAGATAAACATGCTGGCATGTGTCG CACCCATTACGTCGAGTACTTGACCGCAAAAGTGGCTAAAGCGCGCATTGATCCACTGCCCATATTCGATCTAACCGATTGTGTGCAAGAGTTACGACgacgagatatacgactgccGGAACGAGGTCCATGGGATACTGATGAAATCTACAAGGGCATGTGTTCTGAG gttataaagaaaaatattccgCTGGAAACGACATGA